Sequence from the Stenotrophomonas sp. 364 genome:
CATTGCCCAGCCGGCCGTTCCGCAAGCGCTTGATCGATAACGCAATTCTAGCGAGTGATACAGAATTGTCCGATTTCACGTGACGAACTGTTCCACCCCCGGCTACGACATTTCTCCGACATTCTCTGGATTGGTGTACTGGTGAGTATTAAAATTAACGAAATCTTGATACCCACCCCTCCCCAGTAGCAGCACCGGTACGCCTGACGCTTTGCGCCGTCCACCGGGTCGCCCAAAGAACGCCATGAATACTCCTGTTGCTTCGTGTGTCGGCACCGACACCGCCCCGGCCGAGCTGCTCAAGCGCGGCGAACGCCTGCTTGAACCGGACGTCTACCGCACCTGCCTCAACGGCCAGCAGGCCGTGGTCAAGGACTACACCCGTTACCGCGGCACGCCGCTGTCGCCAGTGGCGCGCCTGCTGGTGCGCCGCGAGGCCCGCATCCTGCAGCGCCTGAGTGGCTGGAAGCATGCCCCGGCCCTATTGGGCACCATCGGCGGGCTGGCGCTGGGCATGGAGTTCATTCCCGGCCAGACCCTGAGCGCGGCCCAGTCGGTCGGCGCGGAGGTGTTCGAGCAGCTGCAGTACGCCCTCACCCGCCTGCACGCGGCCGGCATCACCCACAACGACCTGCATGGCACCAACGTGATGGTCAGCGGCGGGGTGCCGGTGCTGGTGGACTTCACCTCGGCCTGGCGCAGCCCGCGCTGGCTGCCGGTGCACCCGGTTTCGCGCCAGCTGCGCCGCAGCGACATGAAGAACCTATTGAAGATGCGCCAGCGCCTGACCGGCCTGACGCCCACGCCGTCGCAGGCCGCACTGGTGGCCGACCCGCGCTGGGTGGCCAGCCTGCGCGTGGGCTGGAAGCGCTTCTACCGCTGGTTCAAGGGCCACGCATAAACCCGGCCGCTGTTTCGGCCATACCAACCCCACCCGCTTACAGCGGACCGTAGTGCCAGGCTCTGCCCGGCAAACACAACTTACAGCGCGTCAGCGTCCAGCTCACCGGTGCGGATGCGCACCACGCTGCCCAGGTCGTACACGAACACCTTGCCGTCGCCGATCTTGCCGGTGCCGGCGGCCTTCACGATGGCCTCCACCACTTCCTCGACCTGGCCATCGGTGACGGCCACCTCGATCTTCACCTTGGGCAGGAAGTCCACCACGTACTCCGCGCCGCGGTACAGCTCGGTATGTCCCTTCTGGCGCCCGAAGCCTTTCACCTCGGTGACCGTGATCCCGGTGACGCCGCGCTCGGCCAGTGCTTCGCGCACGTCGTCGAGCTTGAACGGCTTGAGCACCGCCATGACCATCTTCATTCTGCTTGGCTCCTGTATTCCGGCGAGCGAGGATAACGCCTGTCCCCCGGTGAACGCGATGCGCGCGGTCAGTGCCGGCGCCGGCGTGGCGGACTATCCTTAGCGTATACCCTGCGGAGCAGTA
This genomic interval carries:
- a CDS encoding RIO1 family regulatory kinase/ATPase translates to MNTPVASCVGTDTAPAELLKRGERLLEPDVYRTCLNGQQAVVKDYTRYRGTPLSPVARLLVRREARILQRLSGWKHAPALLGTIGGLALGMEFIPGQTLSAAQSVGAEVFEQLQYALTRLHAAGITHNDLHGTNVMVSGGVPVLVDFTSAWRSPRWLPVHPVSRQLRRSDMKNLLKMRQRLTGLTPTPSQAALVADPRWVASLRVGWKRFYRWFKGHA
- a CDS encoding P-II family nitrogen regulator, producing MKMVMAVLKPFKLDDVREALAERGVTGITVTEVKGFGRQKGHTELYRGAEYVVDFLPKVKIEVAVTDGQVEEVVEAIVKAAGTGKIGDGKVFVYDLGSVVRIRTGELDADAL